The following proteins are co-located in the Eleginops maclovinus isolate JMC-PN-2008 ecotype Puerto Natales chromosome 23, JC_Emac_rtc_rv5, whole genome shotgun sequence genome:
- the arl9 gene encoding ADP-ribosylation factor-like protein 9, whose protein sequence is MFGLRIAGVLGASVAVAGGVAYLIWNYASSPGEKETQEGGKENKTRLEEDCKKAENEEKRREENANEQTVVVAAEAPVVAAEAPKAPESKPVQSAGTQVLVLGLDGAGKTSLLHCLSTGCLEHDMEPTHGFNAVSISREDLQIEFLEIGGKAELRPYWQKYMSKALLLVFVVDSSNPELFPVAKKHLHELLASDPRLPLMVLANKQDLPGSCGITDLHDALFLSGAGDRRLFLIGTHVKKGEAELSSGVQDARDLILQMVSDSR, encoded by the exons ATGTTCGGGTTGAGGATAGCCGGTGTCCTCGGAGCCTCCGTGGCTGTGGCTGGAGGAGTCGCTTATCTTATCTGGAACTACGCGTCCTCTCCCGGGGAGAAGGAGACCCAGGAAGGCGGTAAAGAGAACAAAACGCGGCTGGAGGAAGACTGTAAAAAGGCcgaaaatgaagaaaaacgaAGGGAGGAAAATGCGaatgaacaaactgttgtcgTCGCTGCTGAAGCGCCGGTTGTCGCTGCAGAAGCTCCGAAAGCACCCGAG TCCAAGCCAGTGCAGTCAGCAGGGACTCAGGTTCTGGTTCTGGGTCTGGATGGAGCCGGTAAGACCAGCCTGCTGCACTGTCTGTCCACCGGCTGCCTGGAGCACGACATGGAGCCGACGCACGGCTTCAACGCCGTCtccatcagcagagaggacctGCAAATCGAGTTCCTGGAGA ttgGAGGTAAAGCGGAGCTGAGGCCCTACTGGCAGAAGTACATGTCCAAGGCGCTGCTGCTGGTCTTCGTGGTCGACTCCTCCAACCCGGAGCTCTTCCCCGTCGCTAAGAAACATCTCCATGAGCTGCTGGCCTCTGACCCCCGCCTGCCTTTAATGGTACTGGCCAACAAGCAG GACCTTCCAGGATCCTGCGGCATCACCGACCTGCACGACGCTCTGTTTCTGTCCGGGGCCGGGGACCGCAGGTTGTTCCTCATCGGCACCCACGTGAAGAAGGGCGAGGCCGAGCTCAGCTCCGGCGTTCAGGACGCTCGAGACCTGATCCTGCAGATGGTCTCTGACAGCAGATAA
- the LOC134859479 gene encoding snRNA-activating protein complex subunit 1-like: MPRLRPTFSDFFYTPLTEDVEELLAYFQQSNSIRYEDFAAVWRQMGFSDVFIGIVSMAEQKRFSRVALATAVKYFLPPFSYQIRVGGLYLMFGLYHTQLSVPPVRIRLALKDWDVIQKFIKDSGDSGHQDVMYIYHKLVAAKAIHFTAMPHHLSFLKQRKQKKETTCAAFIGRSMAVQELLSADILEEVSYIESQYENMKVEVKCEANMTQRDFTTRLKDCMAGLLTWQQKTFSQDNKDNGGGDDDDDDDDDDDDEDEDEVEREAKANSTRARLISSIKQKSYSNFQEESKDRMYRQPKKVESSSSGTEQRNESGRRKRPPSLRARTWKSLGVTRDESRLQAWLLSAPEQKERVPVKRINQKAPFVP; this comes from the exons ATGCCTCGTTTGCGGCCTACTTTCAGTGACTTTTTCTACACCCCTCTGACGGAAGATGTGGAGGAACTACTGGCTTATTTCCAGCAGTCAAACTCCATCAGGTACGAGGATTTCGCCGCTGTTTGGAGGCAGATGGGCTTCTCAGATGTTTTCATAGGCATCGTCAGTATGGCTGAACAGAAGAGGTTCAGCAGAGTAGCCTTAGCCACGGCCGTGAAGTACTTCCTGCCTCCATTCAGCTATCAGATCCGTGTGGGAGGCCTGTATCTGATGTTTGGGTTGTACCACACTCAACTCTCTGTCCCCCCTGTGAGGATCAGACTCGCCCTGAAGGACTGGGACGTAATCCAGAAGTTCATCAAGGACTCTGGGGACTCGGGGCATCAAGATGTGATGTATATCTATCACAAGCTTGTTGCAGCAAAAGCCATTCACTTCACCGCCATGCCGCATCATCTCTCCTTCCTAAagcagaggaaacaaaagaaggaAACCACGTGTGCAGCGTTTATTGGGAGGAGCATGGCCGTGCAGGAGCTCCTCTCCGCAGACATCCTGGAGGAGGTGAGCTACATCGAGAGCCAGTATGAGAACATGAAGGTGGAGGTCAAATGTGAGGCCAACATGACCCAGCGAGACTTCACCACACGCCTGAAAGACTGCATGGCAGGGCTCCTTACCTGGCAGCAGAAGACCTTCTCACAG GACAACAAAGACAACGGTGgtggagatgatgatgatgatgatgatgacgatgatgatgatgaggacgAGGATGAGGTGGAAAGGGAAGCTAAGGCCAACAGCACCAGGGCCAGACTCATCTCCTCCATCAAGCAGAAGAGCTACAGCAACTTCCAGGAGGAGTCCAAGGACCGGATGTACAGGCAGCCGAAGAAGGTGGAGTCCTCCAGCTCGGGAACAGAGCAGCGTAATGAGTCTGGGCGGAGAAAGAGGCCTCCATCTTTGAGGGCTCGGACCTGGAAGAGTCTCGGGGTGACGAGGGATGAGAGCCGGCTGCAGGCTTGGCTCCTCAGCGCTCCTGAGCAGAAGGAGAGGGTGCCGGTGAAGAGGATCAACCAGAAAGCACCGTTCGTACCGTGA